In Hoplias malabaricus isolate fHopMal1 chromosome 18, fHopMal1.hap1, whole genome shotgun sequence, the genomic window CTCAATTATCTTGACCACTGTGTCCCAATATTGGGTAAAAAAGATGCCTTTGTAATGGAAAGGCATGCCACAAGCAGAATACGGCAGAATCAATAGAAATGTGTCCTAAATTTAGTCTTTTCCTGGAAAGGGAAATAACCTTTGATCTTTGGTTTTATGAGTGCAATGAAAAAATTATGGGctaatttatgttttttttaacctcATATTTTCTTGAGATTAAGATCTGATTCACTGCACAAGGAAACTTATTTAATGATTAACGTGCCATGCCTCCTGTGGTGATAGGACAGAAAACTTTGGGCAAATCAGGCGAGAGCTCCACCAATCACTGCAGAGACACGCAAGAGAACCAGACTGACCTTTGCATTGCTATGTAAACACTGCAGCCTCTATTGGCTTATCACTGTGGTCATCTTTAAAAGGGAGTTTAACAGATTTTTACAAAATCTGTGTTAAAAATAGATGTCGTCATGGGTAGGTGTGTGTTAATATGTTAAGTTCGACCTTGTCGTTGTTTAAGCCTTGCAGTTACTTCTCGGTGGCTGCTGTaatcacacatttatttatccTGGAATTTGAATCTTGTCTTGTTGTCACATCACGTCATATCATGCAGCAAGATAAGACCGTATTGTTGATATTGATAAATCATGATAAAGATAATGACTAATACATCAATAAACTTTTGATACATCGCCCTACCAGTCAGATTTGTGTCTGTTGGTACTTCTAAAGCTGAACCTACACAAATAAAAGTACTCCAAAAAGGCAGGCCCATGGCCTTCTCTTTCATTAAGTTGGCTGTAAATACTCAGGTTGACTCAGGGCCAAACTATATGGGAAGTCCCCCTTTGGGACTATGGTATAAAAGTGCCCAATGTGCACTGCTCTGTCTCATAGGTAGACCAGAAGTATTAAGACAGGTTTTATTCCTCACTTTACATTATTCATGCCTTCACTTTGCTTCTTCTGGAACTTTCTGAAGTGAAAAATCTCAAAAAGGGAGCATTTCATTCTCAAAAAGGATTCAACAAAGTTTGCTTTTGTggatatatctatatattttttaataaaatgaaagctCACTGCCTTTTTCAAGCGGTAGTGTGTCTCCTTTCATTTTTTCTAGATCTTTCTGCAGCTGGTAACTTTCAGACATTTGAAGGAGGTAGCAAATCTTTCTGCTTCTGGAGTAAATCAATCTCAAAACGACGCACACATTTTACGTTCCTTCACCAAACTGGGGAGGTCAACAAGACATCTCTGGTCCTGTTTGACAGTGTCTGGAGCAGGGAGAACAGCCTTTTGGACTGTATTACAAGCAATGATCAATCTGTTACAGAAAGCTATGTGTCGAAATGCTGGGAGGCTGGATCGAGGTCATTCTCAGAGACTCCAGATGGACGCTTTAACATCAGTGAACTGGTTGAACCCGCTGGCCCCTGCATGGCCGTGGGCCGTTTGGCAGGACTTAGGGGGAGGTCTGGGCGCAGgagcagggacctggagagcATTGACCACAAGACGGCATCCATGCGGCAGACCAATGGAGAAACAGGACTGAAGCTGAGACGCTCAAAGAGAGCGTGGCTGATCCCGGGAACTCTGTGGTGTGGTGCTGGAAACAAGGCCCTCGACTTTGCAGACCTAGGTCAGCAGAACTTGTTGATTGTTCTGTTCGCTCTGTAAGCTACCGACAAACTCTGCTTTGCTTAGTATTTAGTGAGGACCTTTTGTGTTACAACTGTCCTCTCGTGTCATAGGTGTGTTTGAAGAGACTGATAAGTGCTGTAGGGAGCATGACCACTGTAAGGATGCCATCGACTCGTTTGGCTTCAACTATGGAATCTTCAACACCAACATCTTCACCTTATCCCATTGCGATTGTGACACCAAGTAAGTTTAACTTCTTTAAAACTGCCAGGTTCAGGTTCTTCCCTACTGGAAACCTGAGCTCTATTCATCTAAATGAATTTTTGCCCCAAAAATCTTTATACTTGATCCATGTTAGAGACTCTAAAAGACTCTGAAACGCCAGAGAACAATGCTTGTATGTATATGGTTAATATGAAGGATAATGCCAATTCCGACCACACTGGACTTGCCAACAAATCATTGACTGGTTACATAGCCTCCGGTAACCTGAGATGAAACATGGCTAGTTAGCTTGCGGTATCATTCTCTCAGAAGATCAACATGTTGGCGTCCGGTGTCATGTTGTCTTAATGTAATCTGTCTCTGCGCTATCGATTCAGGTTCCGCCGATGCCTTCATAAAGCCAACGATAGCATGTCCAATGTGGTGGGCTACGGCTACTTCAACGTCCTCAAGATGCGCTGCTTTGAATTCTCACATAGGATGCAGTGTGCAGAAAGAACCTGGTGGGGCATGTAAGTAACTCATTTAAAGACATATCTGTTTCATACTAAAAGTAAAAAACAGACACACTACACATGTAATGTTATCACGTCTATTAACCATGAGGTGTACAATGTCTGTATGCATTTTAGCAAATGTGAGCAATTTAACTTGATAAACTGTTAAAGTCACAGAACCGTGCCAAATATTTAGCAGCtccaattaaaaattaatatatctGCCATATATAACGTATATAGAGTAATTATGACCAGACAGTTCACAGACATGACTCTCTTTAACAGGTGTAAATTCCATCAGCTGACTAAATATGCTTTGGTGAAGGATGCAACATATTACAATTCCACATCCCCTGAGTTAGAAGATGAAATACGTGGTGCCTTTCATCAGATTTCTGCTGGAAACCATACCTTCACTACTGGATATGCAATGTCCTCAACTACTCTCACTGAAGATCCCAGGACAACCCGCGGAGAGCATGACACAGCGTCTGGAGCTCAAACAGCTTACAGCACAATAAACAGTCCGAAACTACACGAAGAAACGATAGACACGCCAGATTTAGAAACAACAGACTCACCACAGACTAAAAGAACAGAGTTATCCCAGACAAAGACTATAGACTCAAAAGAGACAAATACAACAGActtaacacagacaaaaacaacagacttaacacagacaaaaacaacagactcagcacaaacaaaaacaacggACTCTgcacagacaaaaacaacagaCTTAACACAGATAAAAACAACAGACTCAGCAGAGACAAATACAACAGACTcagcacaaacaaaaacaacagactcaacacaaacaaaaacaacagactcaacacaaacaaaaacaacagactcaacacaaacaaaaacaacagacttaacacagacaaaaacaacagactcagcacaaacaaaaacaacagactcagcacaaacaaaaacaacagactcagcacaaacaaaaacaacagacttAACACAGATAAAAACAACAGACTCAGCAGAGACAAATACAACAGACTTAACAGAGACAAATACAACAGActtaacacagacaaaaacaacagaCTTAACACAGATAAAAACAACAGACTcagcacagacaaaaacaacagaCTTAACACAGACAAAATATACAGATCCAACACAGATAAAAACAACAGACTTAACACAAAGACCAAAAACAAATTCACCACTTTTACCAAGACCACCACCAACAATAACTGGACATTCACATCAAGCTCCAGCAACGGGGTCATCAAATACGCACCTCCGACCTGAGATACATACCAGACAAAAAGGTACGAAGTGTTTTACAAAGTTATTACTGGCTATCTATTTTCCCCATTGAGAGCAACTCACTGGAGATAAACAATCATACTGTATTCCCCTCCACCCCAAATTAATCACTTCAGTCTCTTAAGAATGGGTCTCATAGATGGTTGTAGCCATGTTTACAAAATGATTAATACAGCATCTCTCATGCACTCAGTCTTGGTGTCATTAAGCTTGCTGTTTCATACAATTTAAAAAACGCTCTTTAAATCATGCAGTACTATTTGAGTAAATTCAGGAAATGCTTATTAATGtggaaattttattttataggtAAACTGGAAACATGTGCGAGTTACAAAGATCTGGATTCCTGTCGTCATCAGATACCAGGAATGCAGGAAAAATACGGTCTCCGCAACTCTGAATTTACCACTTTGTATCACTGCAACTGCACTGCCAGGTAGCAACATATTTTAACCCCATGTAACCAAACCATATAGGgacttttaatttaaaaacacagaaaaagtaCACTGTTCTGTTTGTGTCACAGACTTGCTACCGAATTCACTGGACAGGACCAGGCTGATGATGTTCATCTCTTACTGCTGGATTTTGTTTCCCAATTCTGTTTCCTTCTGCCTCAGAACTGCACACAGGAAAGGTTAGTTACACCATATTCCATATTTATACAATTTGTGtgaaacaaatattttacataaaaaaaataaaataaataataataatatatatatataaaattatgtttatttaaagctaacaatatatattattaagtgatttagttttgttttacaatatatttttcatttttgtgaCCCATATCCTATGTTTCATGATTGCATAGATACAGTTAAAGGGCAAAAATCATTAGCTGATTTAGAACTTAATACAACTTTTTATCATAAATAACCTCATTTGATATCTACTGTATGCTGTCAGTCTTACCATAAATACTGTAATTATACACATAAATGCCACTACAATATTTGATTTAATATTGGGAAACTCTGATTTTTCAGTGAGCTCTGGACATCTTTCTCAGTTGGGTGCCAAAACCCTGTAGACATGAATTTCAGAGGCCATGGTGTCTTACTGTAACTATAAAATGTGTCTGAATTGTTCCACACATATTTGAATGTAGCTGTAGCTCTCGTGAAAACATTATGTACTACACTACAAATAATTGCAAAGGTGGAAAAAGCCTGTTACTGTCAATAGATTAGCATACACACTCAACTGTTTAATTAGCCAAATACTTAGGCACTGAGACACACCCACTGTgccattttgaaaaataaaaatatttttaaaatcaaaaataattattaaaaaaataataataaaaataaacattttgaaagcATAAAGGAGatggttaaataaaataacatcaaCACCAAGTCATCGTAAGTCATAACTCATGAAAATATaccatgtttttgtgtttcatcaacttttatttataatattatattttattatcataGGCCCCTTAGCTCATAACATATGAGCATAAGGAGAGACACCCACTTCTCTCCGTTGATTTACGGGTTTTATTGAGTCAATATTCTATTAAATCAGACCTAACTATAGAACACATCTTTCATTTTTCCACAGTTGCTTCGTCTCTTCCACAGAGGCGCCGGTCCTCAGACGCTGGAATAAAGGCGCGACTGAAGGGCGCCCCCTAGTGTCCTCCAAGCGTAAAATCAAGCGCTTCAACTCCAGAAGGTCCAAGAGGAAAGACTCTTCATTCAGGCTGTTCAAGAAGTGCCTCAGGATGCACTCCaaactccacaaacacaaaaaagtgAAGAATAATATCCAGGACCATGGCTTTGTGGCACCACAGCGACAAACTCTAAAATAATGTACATTGAACACAAAGCATGAATATTAGGTGTAGTGAATGAGCTTAGACTATTCATTTCACGATAAGAATACCCCATAAAGTATTTATAATTTAGTCAATTCAGTTTACAGAGGGATTTTTACAACTCGTATTGTCACAAAAAGCTTTTTGGGCCCTCgctcaaacacaacacacacagagattacATCAATAACCATACACCCACACGGGCCTTCCTGGTGACTAAGCTTGTATCAAGCCCCACTGGCATCATTAGGCCAATAAGTTGAGTAACAATTactttataaattaattataagCCGTTATAACATAAAAAGGTCACCGTTTCCTGTCAGGTATTGATCCCACATTCATCTACACTGTAAAAGTAAACATACAcatatgtgggtgtgtgtttgcttgtgtGTAAGGCTAGACTTATCGTAAAGTGATACTGTAACCTGTCTATGAAAGTCATGAATGTTGatgtttgtaaatataatttaaatgtatttctacATGAAAATTCATTGTAAGTATTACTAACAGTGTGTGGTCCAGTCATTTACATTCATGGCCCAAAATAATTCATGGCGCACTCTTTACATTTGTGTTATGGATATTTTTTGCCCTAAAAGCCCTGGATATACCTATGCACCATCATCTCAGGGTTATTGTAAAACAATGTTTCAGACAATATTCATAAACACAGTGGGCTaatttcccagacagggattaaccCTAATCCTAGACTACAAAGTCCTTTCAATAAAGAACCTGTATTCAGAATGCTGTTCAGTCCAAGACTAGAATCCTTATACGGGAAACTGACCCTTCATGCAATACCTTTCTTTCTGTGAGGCAGCTTTTAGAGTCATTGAACTCTTTGGGCAAGTTCCTGTCATCACCACTGAGGACAAATCTGATTTACTTTGTTCACAAATTGAAAATTTCACTTTAAAGCAGCACAGAAAGAGACAATATGGTGGCCACTAGGCCTGTGCGTTCTGGGTAATGACTGTATAGCACTATCACCGGTTTTTAGGGTATTCAGAAGTTTTGCAGTGGAGACAGCAGAACAAAATTGGGATTTATGCAGg contains:
- the pla2g3 gene encoding group 3 secretory phospholipase A2, encoding MDLSAAGNFQTFEGGSKSFCFWSKSISKRRTHFTFLHQTGEVNKTSLVLFDSVWSRENSLLDCITSNDQSVTESYVSKCWEAGSRSFSETPDGRFNISELVEPAGPCMAVGRLAGLRGRSGRRSRDLESIDHKTASMRQTNGETGLKLRRSKRAWLIPGTLWCGAGNKALDFADLGVFEETDKCCREHDHCKDAIDSFGFNYGIFNTNIFTLSHCDCDTKFRRCLHKANDSMSNVVGYGYFNVLKMRCFEFSHRMQCAERTWWGMCKFHQLTKYALVKDATYYNSTSPELEDEIRGAFHQISAGNHTFTTGYAMSSTTLTEDPRTTRGEHDTAPPPTITGHSHQAPATGSSNTHLRPEIHTRQKGKLETCASYKDLDSCRHQIPGMQEKYGLRNSEFTTLYHCNCTARLATEFTGQDQADDVHLLLLDFVSQFCFLLPQNCTQESCFVSSTEAPVLRRWNKGATEGRPLVSSKRKIKRFNSRRSKRKDSSFRLFKKCLRMHSKLHKHKKVKNNIQDHGFVAPQRQTLK